Proteins from a single region of Streptomyces spinoverrucosus:
- a CDS encoding ATP-binding cassette domain-containing protein produces MTIALRHARVRYGPLEALHGITLAAPSPGLTVLLGRNGSGRTTALRALAGTVPLSGGSVVWDGADVTHAPAFERARRGLCLIPERQAVFGSLTVRENLELAAPSHDTALAAYPQLEPLLARRAGTLSGGEQRMLALSRALSARARVVLVDEPAQGMSPAIATRTYELLAALDACVVVAEQRMPPALRGRPALVYELSRGAVVFGGEAGELLTGEAGGRTPRACPVDGRGSRG; encoded by the coding sequence GTGACCATCGCCCTGCGCCACGCGCGCGTGCGCTACGGCCCCCTGGAAGCCCTGCACGGCATCACGCTCGCCGCCCCCTCCCCCGGCCTGACCGTCCTGCTCGGCCGCAACGGCTCCGGCCGTACGACGGCCCTGCGCGCGCTCGCCGGAACGGTGCCGCTGTCGGGCGGCTCGGTCGTGTGGGACGGCGCCGACGTGACCCATGCGCCTGCCTTCGAGCGAGCCCGCCGGGGACTGTGCCTGATACCCGAACGACAGGCCGTGTTCGGCTCGCTCACGGTGCGGGAGAACCTGGAACTCGCCGCGCCGTCCCACGACACCGCCCTCGCCGCCTACCCCCAGCTGGAGCCCCTGCTCGCGCGCCGCGCCGGCACGCTCTCCGGCGGCGAGCAGCGGATGCTCGCCCTCTCCCGGGCCCTGTCGGCACGCGCGCGCGTGGTGCTCGTCGACGAACCCGCCCAGGGCATGTCCCCGGCGATCGCGACGCGGACGTACGAACTGCTGGCGGCACTGGACGCGTGCGTGGTGGTCGCCGAGCAGCGGATGCCGCCCGCGCTGCGCGGCCGGCCGGCACTGGTGTACGAACTGAGTCGTGGTGCCGTCGTCTTCGGCGGCGAGGCGGGCGAGCTGCTCACGGGGGAAGCGGGGGGCCGAACTCCGCGGGCGTGCCCTGTTGACGGGCGGGGTTCCCGGGGATGA
- a CDS encoding ABC transporter permease subunit, translated as MSSLTYDLTLAGLSVGSAAALTGIGLIVTYRATGVLNFAHGAIAMVCAYVLRQCVVEWDWPLWSGAVVTLVVVAPALGVALERWVFRPLAVLGGDPAQTLVASIGVFVLLVGGAALLWGQGARDDAPVLVPDEPWGQLAVVVVLAAGVAAVIRWTRFGRELRAVVDDRQLAVLGGIDADRVAAAGWAFGACTAGLTGVLLAPYVRLDPYGMPLLVMEVVAVAVAARMRGLAVAVVVALGIGVAQAQLTRLHPGGWGEPLLQAVGANLFVVALLVAALVLPGVGTWDALPRTATARVPTPAGAWIVAAVLFLLPLGFAGRDLHTSVQVPALGVVLLSLVVVTGRGGQISLGQAAYAGLGALFTALLAAGRFPGLPRLPELAALAVAVLLVAPLGLLTGWPAIGRQGLALALATFAVGVGVSRFVFDQPYATAGLSLGRPAGFEGDRAYYVLELALLAAALLVTHALRRGRTGRALAAMRDHRGGAQAAGVRVPSLKLLAFVAGAALAALGGGMLGMGLRAFDPAAYDPVRGLMWFAAIVVLGADSTLGALTAAALLVGLDAGTRGGVAAALIGLLAVLVGRFPGGPYDALRRAATGLRLRRRARLTPLGARVRERIRPPEPAAAPGPRTALARPAPHPPPAKTATAPTLRARGLHARYGGFTALDGVDLDLPPGQVTAIVGPNGAGKSTLFHCLAGTLRPARGRVLLGGRDITRLPAHARTRLGVARTFQQLAVFPSLTVADNVRVGAEQGRIADPGAVERSLRLFGLDGPVRALPAAGLPTGTLRRVELARAFAGAPRVLLLDEPAAGLDSAEVTALARVLRALAADGTALLVVEHDLDLVAGLADVVHVMTAGRIVAVGPPRHVLDALDAREATS; from the coding sequence ATGTCCTCGCTCACCTACGACCTGACGCTCGCCGGGCTGTCGGTGGGCAGCGCCGCCGCGCTCACCGGGATCGGGCTGATCGTGACCTACCGCGCGACCGGCGTGCTCAACTTCGCGCACGGGGCGATCGCGATGGTGTGCGCCTACGTGCTGCGGCAGTGCGTGGTCGAGTGGGACTGGCCGTTGTGGTCGGGCGCGGTGGTGACGCTGGTCGTGGTCGCTCCTGCCCTCGGTGTGGCGCTGGAGCGTTGGGTGTTCCGGCCACTGGCAGTGCTGGGCGGCGATCCGGCGCAGACGCTGGTGGCGTCCATCGGCGTGTTCGTGCTGCTGGTGGGCGGTGCGGCGCTGCTGTGGGGGCAGGGGGCGCGGGACGACGCGCCGGTGCTGGTGCCGGACGAGCCGTGGGGGCAGCTCGCGGTCGTGGTGGTGCTGGCGGCCGGGGTGGCGGCCGTGATCCGGTGGACGCGGTTCGGGCGGGAGCTGCGGGCGGTCGTGGACGACCGGCAACTCGCCGTGCTGGGTGGGATCGACGCGGACCGGGTGGCGGCGGCGGGGTGGGCGTTCGGGGCGTGCACGGCGGGTCTGACGGGCGTGCTGCTGGCGCCGTACGTGCGCCTGGACCCGTACGGCATGCCGCTGCTGGTCATGGAGGTGGTGGCGGTCGCGGTGGCCGCGCGGATGCGCGGTCTGGCGGTCGCCGTGGTGGTGGCGCTGGGCATCGGGGTGGCGCAGGCGCAGCTGACCCGGCTTCATCCGGGAGGCTGGGGCGAGCCGTTGCTCCAGGCGGTCGGCGCCAACCTGTTCGTGGTCGCGCTGCTGGTGGCCGCGCTGGTGCTGCCCGGCGTCGGCACCTGGGACGCGCTGCCGCGCACCGCCACCGCGCGCGTGCCCACGCCGGCCGGCGCCTGGATCGTCGCCGCGGTGCTGTTCCTGCTGCCGCTGGGCTTCGCGGGCCGGGACCTGCACACGTCGGTGCAGGTCCCGGCGCTGGGCGTGGTGCTGCTGTCCCTGGTCGTCGTCACCGGACGCGGCGGCCAGATCTCGCTGGGGCAGGCGGCGTACGCGGGGCTGGGCGCCCTGTTCACGGCCCTGCTCGCGGCCGGCCGTTTCCCGGGCCTGCCCCGGCTGCCGGAACTGGCCGCGCTGGCGGTCGCCGTCCTGCTGGTGGCCCCGCTCGGCCTGCTGACCGGCTGGCCCGCGATCGGCCGCCAGGGCCTGGCCCTCGCGCTGGCGACGTTCGCGGTGGGCGTCGGGGTGAGCCGCTTCGTCTTCGACCAGCCGTACGCCACGGCGGGCCTCTCCCTGGGCCGTCCCGCGGGCTTCGAGGGCGACCGCGCCTACTACGTCCTGGAACTGGCCCTCCTGGCCGCCGCGCTGCTGGTGACGCACGCCCTGCGCCGGGGCCGCACGGGCCGGGCCCTCGCGGCCATGCGGGACCACCGGGGGGGCGCGCAGGCGGCCGGGGTCCGCGTCCCCTCCCTGAAGCTGCTCGCGTTCGTCGCGGGCGCCGCGCTGGCCGCCCTCGGCGGCGGCATGCTCGGCATGGGCCTGCGCGCCTTCGACCCCGCCGCCTACGACCCCGTCCGGGGTCTGATGTGGTTCGCCGCGATCGTCGTCCTCGGCGCCGACAGCACCCTCGGCGCGCTGACCGCCGCCGCCCTCCTGGTCGGCCTCGACGCGGGCACCCGAGGCGGCGTCGCGGCCGCCCTGATCGGCCTGCTGGCCGTCCTCGTCGGCCGTTTCCCCGGCGGCCCGTACGACGCCCTGCGCAGGGCCGCGACAGGGCTGCGGCTGCGGCGGAGGGCGAGGCTGACGCCGTTGGGGGCGCGGGTGCGCGAGCGAATACGGCCGCCGGAACCGGCGGCCGCCCCCGGCCCGAGGACTGCCCTGGCCCGCCCGGCCCCGCACCCTCCGCCCGCGAAGACCGCCACCGCACCGACGCTCCGGGCACGCGGTCTGCACGCCCGCTACGGCGGCTTCACCGCCCTCGACGGCGTCGACCTGGACCTCCCGCCCGGACAGGTCACCGCGATCGTCGGCCCCAACGGCGCCGGAAAGAGCACCCTCTTCCACTGCCTCGCCGGAACCCTGCGCCCCGCGCGCGGGCGTGTGCTGCTCGGCGGGCGGGACATCACCCGGCTGCCCGCCCACGCCCGTACCCGGCTCGGTGTCGCGCGGACCTTTCAGCAGCTGGCCGTGTTCCCCTCGCTGACCGTGGCCGACAACGTGCGCGTGGGTGCCGAGCAGGGGCGGATCGCCGATCCGGGGGCCGTGGAGCGGTCGCTGCGGCTGTTCGGGCTGGACGGGCCGGTACGGGCGCTGCCCGCCGCCGGGCTGCCCACCGGCACCCTGCGCCGGGTCGAACTGGCCCGGGCGTTCGCGGGCGCCCCGCGCGTGCTGCTGCTCGACGAGCCCGCCGCCGGTCTGGACAGCGCCGAAGTGACCGCGCTGGCCCGCGTACTGAGGGCGCTCGCCGCCGACGGCACCGCCCTGCTCGTGGTCGAGCACGACCTCGACCTGGTCGCCGGCCTCGCCGACGTCGTGCACGTGATGACAGCCGGACGGATCGTCGCCGTCGGCCCGCCCCGCCACGTCCTCGACGCCCTCGACGCGCGGGAGGCCACCTCGTGA